One region of Chryseobacterium sp. C-71 genomic DNA includes:
- a CDS encoding glucoamylase family protein, with protein MKKAHLFLVLISGSILAQEYRYDYRFFTNSLMKDSFYYSKVSFSENAFVKNEKSKLLVDHSQFNSPGNSLLLDYKNSPDGKWEASIEYEDVRGKDFFTQPNYITFWIKSENIESNILPSVKIQKTDGSFSKTVNFKLSKRGKWENVLIDVSSFDSSIKNNPKSVKAIVFSQPEKTLSSDNKIWLDDISLIESKEKKNITETPKISSAKGFMKHVDLKWNQINDKNIQYVKIYRSENGKNFKPVGIQDVYINRFADFTNEIGKKYSYKISFLDKLFNESKLSEIVSSETKNMSDEELMTMVQEASFNYYWDGAESASGLSKENTNGRQNMIATGASGFGIMALIAGTERGFISRKESAERFTKIVNFLEKANKYHGAVAHFIDGKTGKTEAFFGKKDNGADLVETSFLVQGLLAAHQYFNKDNSEEKNIRTKIDKFWKGIEWSWFRQTPDSKYLYWHWSPDQAWTINHKLIGWNETMVTYLMAIASPTHSVPASMYYSGWASQEKVAQDYRKDWGNSNEGEFYKNGNTYYGIKLDVGVNKGGPLFFAHYSFMGFDPHKITDRYTNYFKNNQNIAKINYLYCVENPKKQKGYGKDGWGLTASDGPNGYNPDEPVEREDTGKLTPTGAIASFPYTPTESMAVLKNFYLNYGDFLWGEYGFRDSFDLNNNWCSPIFMGLNQAPMTVMIENHRTGLIWNLFMSHPDIKSGIEKLEKEK; from the coding sequence ATGAAAAAAGCGCATCTTTTTCTTGTCTTAATTTCGGGAAGTATCTTGGCTCAGGAATATCGATATGATTATCGATTTTTTACTAATAGTTTAATGAAAGACAGTTTTTATTACAGCAAAGTTAGTTTTAGTGAAAATGCTTTTGTGAAAAATGAGAAATCTAAATTACTGGTTGACCATTCCCAATTCAATTCGCCCGGAAATTCACTTTTGCTTGACTATAAAAATTCGCCTGACGGAAAATGGGAAGCTTCAATTGAATACGAAGATGTAAGAGGAAAAGACTTTTTTACACAACCTAATTATATAACTTTCTGGATCAAGAGTGAAAATATAGAAAGCAATATTTTGCCTTCTGTTAAAATTCAAAAGACTGATGGAAGTTTTTCTAAAACTGTTAATTTTAAATTAAGCAAAAGAGGTAAATGGGAAAATGTCCTGATTGATGTTTCGAGTTTTGATTCTTCCATTAAAAATAATCCTAAATCAGTGAAAGCGATCGTGTTTTCTCAACCTGAAAAAACTTTGTCATCTGATAATAAAATTTGGCTGGATGATATTTCATTGATTGAATCAAAAGAGAAAAAAAATATTACAGAAACTCCAAAAATTTCTTCTGCTAAGGGTTTCATGAAACACGTTGACCTCAAATGGAATCAGATTAACGATAAGAATATTCAATATGTGAAAATCTATCGTTCCGAAAACGGAAAAAATTTCAAACCGGTCGGAATTCAGGACGTTTATATCAATCGTTTTGCTGATTTTACGAATGAAATCGGTAAAAAATATTCTTATAAAATTAGTTTTCTTGATAAGCTTTTTAATGAATCTAAACTTTCTGAGATCGTTTCTTCAGAAACCAAAAATATGTCAGATGAAGAACTGATGACCATGGTTCAGGAAGCATCATTTAATTATTACTGGGATGGAGCAGAGTCTGCAAGCGGATTATCCAAAGAAAATACCAACGGAAGACAAAATATGATTGCCACCGGAGCATCAGGCTTTGGAATTATGGCTCTGATTGCAGGAACTGAAAGAGGTTTTATTTCAAGGAAAGAATCTGCGGAAAGATTTACTAAAATTGTAAATTTTCTTGAAAAAGCCAATAAATATCACGGTGCAGTTGCTCATTTTATTGATGGAAAAACAGGGAAAACTGAAGCGTTTTTCGGGAAAAAAGATAACGGAGCTGATTTGGTTGAAACTTCATTTTTGGTTCAGGGTTTATTGGCAGCACATCAATATTTTAATAAAGATAATTCTGAAGAAAAAAACATTCGCACAAAAATTGACAAATTTTGGAAAGGAATAGAGTGGAGTTGGTTCAGACAAACGCCCGACAGCAAATATCTGTATTGGCATTGGTCGCCTGATCAAGCTTGGACAATCAATCATAAGTTAATTGGCTGGAACGAAACAATGGTTACTTATCTGATGGCGATTGCTTCGCCTACGCATTCTGTGCCTGCAAGTATGTATTATTCAGGCTGGGCAAGTCAGGAAAAAGTGGCGCAGGACTACAGAAAAGATTGGGGCAACTCAAATGAAGGCGAATTTTACAAAAACGGAAATACTTACTACGGAATTAAGTTGGATGTTGGCGTAAACAAAGGTGGTCCGCTGTTTTTTGCGCACTATTCTTTTATGGGATTTGATCCGCATAAAATTACCGACCGATACACCAATTATTTTAAAAATAATCAGAATATTGCCAAAATCAATTACCTTTATTGCGTAGAAAATCCCAAGAAACAAAAAGGCTACGGTAAGGATGGATGGGGACTTACAGCTTCCGACGGACCCAACGGGTACAATCCGGATGAGCCTGTGGAAAGAGAAGATACAGGAAAATTGACACCAACCGGAGCGATTGCCTCATTTCCTTATACACCCACTGAATCTATGGCTGTTTTGAAGAATTTCTACCTGAATTACGGTGATTTTCTTTGGGGCGAATATGGCTTCCGGGACTCATTTGATTTGAATAACAATTGGTGCTCACCTATTTTTATGGGCTTAAATCAAGCACCCATGACGGTCATGATTGAAAACCACAGAACCGGCTTGATTTGGAATCTTTTTATGAGTCACCCCGATATAAAATCCGGAATTGAAAAATTAGAGAAAGAAAAATAA
- the lysS gene encoding lysine--tRNA ligase — MQLSEQEIIRREKLTKLVEMGINAFPAEEYVITDTTESIKQNFSESKQVKIAGRLMSRRIQGKASFAELQDSTGKIQVYFNRDEICIGEDKTLYNDVYKHLLDIGDIIGIEGELFTTQVGEKTVLVKNFTLLTKALRPLPQAKTDENGVVHDAFNDPEMRYRQRYVDLTVNPQVKEIFVKRTKLFNAMRTFFNDAGYFEVETPILQSIPGGAAARPFITHHNALDIPLYLRIANELYLKRLIVGGFDGVYEFSKNFRNEGMDRTHNPEFTAMEIYVAYKDYNWMMDFTEKLLEFCATSVNGNSESTFGEHTISWKAPYPRVSMTDAIIKYTGFDITGKSEQELFDFAKSIGIDVNETMGKGKLIDEIFGEKCEGNFIQPTFITDYPIEMSPLTKKHRSKEGLTERFELMVCGKEIANAYSELNDPIDQRERFEEQLKLAEKGDDEATGFIDEDFLRALEYGMPPTSGLGIGMDRLIMFLTNNPSIQEVLFFPQMRPEKTVAQIELGEDEKIILDILKSGEQIALAEVKTLSKLSGKKWDKASKTLTKGNLVKVEKIDENVLMKLV, encoded by the coding sequence ATGCAATTATCAGAACAGGAAATCATTAGAAGAGAAAAGCTGACTAAGCTTGTTGAAATGGGAATCAACGCATTCCCGGCAGAAGAATATGTTATTACAGATACTACAGAATCTATAAAACAGAATTTTTCTGAAAGTAAACAGGTGAAGATTGCGGGAAGATTGATGTCTCGCAGAATTCAGGGGAAGGCTTCTTTTGCTGAATTGCAGGATTCTACAGGGAAAATTCAGGTGTACTTCAACAGAGACGAAATCTGTATAGGAGAAGACAAAACTTTATACAACGACGTTTATAAACATCTTTTAGATATCGGTGACATCATCGGCATCGAAGGAGAATTGTTTACCACTCAGGTTGGTGAGAAGACGGTTTTGGTTAAAAATTTTACATTGCTTACCAAAGCATTGCGTCCGCTTCCACAAGCAAAAACTGATGAAAACGGAGTGGTACATGATGCTTTCAACGATCCTGAAATGAGATATAGACAGCGTTATGTCGATTTGACGGTGAATCCGCAGGTAAAAGAAATTTTCGTGAAAAGAACAAAACTGTTCAATGCCATGAGAACTTTCTTTAATGATGCAGGTTATTTTGAAGTTGAAACTCCAATTTTGCAGTCAATTCCTGGTGGAGCTGCGGCTAGACCATTCATAACGCATCACAATGCTTTAGACATTCCTTTATATTTAAGAATCGCAAACGAATTGTATCTGAAAAGATTGATTGTTGGTGGGTTTGACGGTGTTTATGAATTTTCGAAAAACTTCAGAAATGAAGGTATGGACAGAACTCATAATCCGGAATTTACCGCAATGGAAATTTATGTAGCCTACAAAGACTACAATTGGATGATGGATTTCACAGAGAAATTACTGGAATTCTGTGCAACTTCGGTGAACGGAAATTCAGAATCAACTTTTGGCGAACATACCATCAGCTGGAAAGCTCCTTATCCAAGAGTTTCAATGACCGATGCCATTATCAAATATACAGGTTTCGATATTACAGGAAAATCTGAACAGGAATTGTTTGATTTTGCTAAATCTATCGGAATTGATGTAAATGAAACGATGGGTAAAGGAAAATTAATCGACGAAATTTTTGGTGAAAAATGTGAAGGAAACTTCATTCAGCCGACTTTTATTACCGATTATCCGATCGAAATGTCTCCTTTGACCAAGAAACATAGAAGCAAAGAAGGTCTGACTGAACGTTTCGAATTAATGGTTTGCGGTAAAGAAATTGCGAATGCTTATTCGGAGTTAAATGACCCGATTGATCAGAGGGAACGTTTTGAAGAGCAATTGAAATTAGCTGAAAAAGGTGATGATGAAGCAACAGGATTTATCGATGAAGATTTCCTGAGAGCTCTAGAATACGGAATGCCGCCAACTTCAGGTTTAGGAATCGGAATGGACAGATTGATTATGTTTTTAACAAACAATCCATCAATTCAGGAAGTATTATTCTTCCCTCAAATGAGACCAGAAAAAACCGTTGCTCAAATTGAATTAGGAGAAGATGAAAAGATTATTCTTGATATCCTAAAATCTGGCGAACAAATCGCTTTGGCTGAAGTGAAAACTTTAAGCAAATTATCAGGAAAGAAATGGGATAAAGCTTCTAAAACTTTAACGAAAGGTAATTTGGTGAAGGTTGAGAAGATTGATGAGAATGTATTGATGAAATTGGTTTAA
- the rlmF gene encoding 23S rRNA (adenine(1618)-N(6))-methyltransferase RlmF gives MSEKSNLHPRNLHKNPYDFEQLISCVPELKHYVFKNAYGNFTINFSIPKAVKLLNKSLLQHFYQIKNWDIPDGNLCPPIPGRADYIHYIADLLFENLKEIPKGSAVKGLDIGTGANLVYPLIAHQSYGWGMLGTDINQKSFENAQKILDENPDVSENIQLEFQPDSQFIFKNILNSEDRFAFSMCNPPFHDSEESAMKGNLRKTKNLKKSKIQKPNLNFGGQQSELWCEGGELAFISKMIEESTLYSSQILWFTCLVSKKENLFKLNSLLKKVKAIEVKTIDMSQGQKLSRILAWTFFPQQERKGWF, from the coding sequence ATGTCAGAAAAATCAAATTTGCACCCAAGAAATCTACACAAAAATCCTTACGATTTTGAACAACTGATTTCCTGTGTGCCGGAACTGAAACATTATGTATTTAAAAATGCTTACGGAAATTTTACCATCAATTTCAGCATTCCGAAGGCAGTGAAATTGCTTAATAAATCTTTATTGCAGCATTTTTATCAAATTAAAAACTGGGATATTCCTGACGGAAATCTCTGTCCGCCCATTCCGGGACGTGCAGATTATATTCACTACATCGCTGATTTACTATTTGAAAATTTGAAAGAAATCCCGAAAGGTTCAGCAGTAAAAGGTTTGGATATCGGAACAGGAGCAAATCTTGTGTATCCTTTAATTGCCCATCAATCGTACGGTTGGGGAATGTTGGGTACAGATATTAATCAAAAGTCTTTCGAAAACGCTCAGAAGATTTTAGATGAAAATCCTGATGTTTCTGAAAATATTCAATTGGAATTTCAGCCGGATTCTCAATTTATCTTTAAAAATATTCTCAATTCCGAAGACAGATTTGCGTTTTCCATGTGCAATCCACCTTTCCATGATTCCGAAGAATCTGCAATGAAAGGAAATCTCAGAAAAACAAAAAATCTTAAAAAATCAAAGATTCAAAAGCCCAATCTCAATTTTGGCGGACAACAATCTGAGTTGTGGTGTGAAGGTGGAGAGCTGGCTTTTATCTCAAAAATGATTGAAGAAAGTACCTTGTATTCTTCTCAAATACTTTGGTTTACTTGTTTGGTTTCAAAAAAAGAAAATTTATTTAAATTAAATTCACTTTTAAAGAAAGTTAAAGCCATTGAAGTGAAGACAATTGATATGTCTCAAGGTCAGAAATTGAGCAGAATTTTGGCGTGGACGTTTTTTCCTCAACAAGAAAGAAAAGGTTGGTTCTAA